Below is a window of Raphanus sativus cultivar WK10039 unplaced genomic scaffold, ASM80110v3 Scaffold1041, whole genome shotgun sequence DNA.
CAAGACCGGTTAGTTCTTCTTCTAGAAGAGAAGAGTCTGTTAGGACAAAGGAACGGTCTGATGTTGTTAGTGTAGTAAGACCAGTGTTGAGTAATAGtagtagaagagagaagaagttAGAGAATGTTGCTGCAACTCCACACTTTCCAATAGCAAAAGCAGCTGAAGGAGAGTATGTAGCTGCAGGCTGGCCTCCTTGGTTGGCTTCTGTAGCTGGAGAAGCTATCAAAGGATGGGTTCCACGCCGTGCTGATTCTTTCGAGAAGCTGGACAAAGTAAATCTCCTTTCTTCTATTGGAAACATGTTTCCAAATTTAGAAACATATTTCTGATGCATTGGTTTTTGACTTGGTGTATGCAGATAGGTCAGGGTACTTATAGTAATGTGTACAGAGCTAGAGACCTGAATCAGAAGAAGATTGTGGCTTTGAAGAAAGTTAGGTTTGATAACCTGGAGCCTGAGAGTGTGCGGTTTATGGCAAGAGAGATCCAGATACTACGCCGGCTTGATCATCCCAACATCATAAAGCTAGAAGGCTTAGTGACATCAAGAATGTCTTGCAGCTTGTACCTCGTCTTCGAGTACATGGAACATGACTTAGCTGGACTAGCCTCGCATCCCTCAGTTAAATTCTCTGAATCACAGGTTAAATGCTACCTGCAGCAACTGTTAAGTGGACTAGACCATTGTCACAGCCGCGGTGTGCTTCACAGGGACATAAAAGGATCGAACCTTTTGATAGATAACAGTGGAGTTTTGAAGATTGCTGATTTCGGCTTAGCTAGTTTCTTTGATCCTCGTCAAACTCAGCCTTTGACTAGCCGTGTTGTCACTCTTTGGTACCGCCCGCCTGAGCTTTTGCTCGGAGCTACTCGGTATGGAGCAGCTGTTGATTTGTGGAGTACAGGTTGCATTCTTGCTGAGCTGTATGCAGGCAAGCCTATCATGCCTGGTAGAACCGAGGTAGATTTCATCTCCTCTGATCTCTGTGAGACTAGTTTGATTCCTTTTGAAATGACTCTTGGTAATTAATGGTCATTGTGTTTACAGGTTGAACAGTTGCACAAGATTTTCAAGCTATGTGGCTCACCTTCCGAGGAGTATTGGGTTAAATCAAGGTTGCCTCATGCAACGATTTTCAAGCCTACGCAGCCGTATAAACGCGTGGTTGATGAAACGTTCAAGGAGTTTCCTCAGCCAGCTTTATCCCTTCTTGAAACTCTGCTTTCAGTCAATCCAGACGACCGTGGAACCGCCATTTCAGCCCTCCAGAGTGAGGTAATAGCATCATCTCTCAGGCAGTTAGATGATGCTCTTTGTTCTTATGCTTCTATCTATATACATAACTCCTTGTCAATCAATGCCTTTTGTTCAGTTCTTTTCCACTAGACCTCTTCCGTGTGATCCTTCAAGCTTGCCTAAATATCCTCCCAGCAAAGAGCTTGATGCGAGGATGC
It encodes the following:
- the LOC108822454 gene encoding probable serine/threonine-protein kinase At1g54610 codes for the protein MGCVWCKPSAIEDSPKERLSSKPSSEYRVSRPVSSSSRREESVRTKERSDVVSVVRPVLSNSSRREKKLENVAATPHFPIAKAAEGEYVAAGWPPWLASVAGEAIKGWVPRRADSFEKLDKIGQGTYSNVYRARDLNQKKIVALKKVRFDNLEPESVRFMAREIQILRRLDHPNIIKLEGLVTSRMSCSLYLVFEYMEHDLAGLASHPSVKFSESQVKCYLQQLLSGLDHCHSRGVLHRDIKGSNLLIDNSGVLKIADFGLASFFDPRQTQPLTSRVVTLWYRPPELLLGATRYGAAVDLWSTGCILAELYAGKPIMPGRTEVEQLHKIFKLCGSPSEEYWVKSRLPHATIFKPTQPYKRVVDETFKEFPQPALSLLETLLSVNPDDRGTAISALQSEFFSTRPLPCDPSSLPKYPPSKELDARMRDEESRRQGGGNREQRHQERRGTKESRAIPAPEANAELVTSMQKRQSQSTTNRSRSEKFNPHPEEVASGFPIDPPRTSSQAFEPNRESQGNIVLPHKRASHSGPLTRRSASAKGRRNYQDPQKVSSVAADYSATRTGGSQQETGRGMSRLLPGSFKETSEEANQEEDGRSNKKEPILLGYGSKGHKIHYSGPLVVPSGNMDQVLKDHDRHIQEAVRRARIDKARVRKHQADEESSQQVSTNHPSSVSSR